The following are encoded together in the Streptomyces sp. NBC_01465 genome:
- a CDS encoding ATP-dependent DNA ligase, protein MKQPVDVALAATVRTLPDSGGWAYEPKFDGHRMVVIRGEDVVLQARSGRNVTGAFPDLVAAARELPAGTVLDGEVVVWTDGRTDFAAVQHRASASATQAAALAVSLPASYAAFDLLEEGGTDLRTRPYELRREQLVALLTPLGPPLQPVPMTTAPATAALWYDTLPATGIEGLVAKRLDQPYRGGTRAWSKLRHSEPRDAVVVGHVGSAARPSALLLVLPGDDDTPVQSSPLAPALRGQAGAALAAGELGELAAEVEQGTTARHAGVTVMRLIRP, encoded by the coding sequence GTGAAGCAGCCCGTCGACGTGGCGCTCGCCGCCACCGTACGGACCCTGCCTGACAGTGGCGGATGGGCGTACGAGCCGAAGTTCGACGGCCACCGCATGGTGGTGATCCGGGGCGAGGACGTGGTCCTGCAGGCCCGGTCCGGGCGTAACGTCACCGGCGCCTTCCCCGACCTCGTCGCCGCCGCCCGGGAACTGCCCGCCGGCACGGTCCTGGACGGCGAGGTCGTCGTCTGGACCGACGGGCGCACCGACTTCGCCGCCGTCCAGCACCGCGCCTCCGCCTCGGCAACGCAGGCGGCAGCCCTCGCCGTAAGCCTCCCGGCCTCGTACGCCGCCTTCGACCTGCTCGAGGAGGGCGGCACGGATCTGCGGACCCGGCCGTACGAGCTGCGGCGCGAACAACTCGTCGCGCTGCTCACCCCGCTCGGCCCGCCCCTGCAGCCCGTCCCCATGACCACGGCCCCCGCCACGGCCGCCCTCTGGTACGACACCCTGCCCGCCACCGGCATCGAGGGCCTCGTCGCCAAACGGCTCGACCAGCCCTACCGGGGCGGCACCCGCGCCTGGAGCAAACTGCGCCACTCCGAGCCGCGCGACGCGGTCGTCGTCGGCCATGTCGGCAGCGCCGCCCGCCCCAGCGCCCTGCTGCTCGTACTGCCCGGTGACGACGACACCCCCGTCCAGTCGTCCCCGCTGGCCCCCGCGCTGCGGGGACAGGCAGGAGCGGCGCTGGCCGCCGGTGAGCTGGGGGAACTGGCCGCCGAGGTGGAGCAGGGCACCACCGCGCGGCACGCGGGGGTCACCGTGATGCGCCTGATCAGGCCGTGA
- a CDS encoding NUDIX hydrolase: protein MIVWVNGAFSAGKTTAARELIDLIPNSTFYDPEVIGGALRFLLPQKRLAEVTDYQDLPIWRRMVVDAAAALLAEVGGVLVVPMTLLRQEYRDEIFGSLAARRIPVRHVLLTTDETILRQRIAAREELEGDPEGSERVRQWAYDHIEPYRTALGWLRDDALVIDNSTLTPAATAELVAEAVRTGAAGICEIVQTPEPTGETVAAGVLLFDEQDRVLLVDPTYKPGWEFPGGIVERGEAPARAGIREVAEEVGIQLDRVPRLLVVDWEPPRPPAFGGMRLLFDGGLLSPAEAAGLSLPGPELRGWRFVTEEEAAGMLPPNRFERLRWALRARERSAVINLEAGVPVG from the coding sequence GTGATCGTCTGGGTCAACGGTGCGTTCAGTGCGGGCAAGACCACGGCCGCGCGAGAACTGATCGATCTGATCCCGAACAGCACCTTCTACGACCCCGAGGTGATCGGCGGGGCGCTGCGCTTCCTGCTGCCGCAGAAGCGGCTCGCGGAGGTCACCGACTACCAGGACCTGCCGATCTGGCGGCGCATGGTGGTCGACGCGGCCGCGGCGCTGCTCGCCGAGGTGGGCGGGGTGCTCGTGGTGCCGATGACGCTGCTGAGGCAGGAGTACCGGGACGAGATCTTCGGGTCGCTGGCGGCCCGCCGCATTCCGGTCCGGCATGTGCTGCTGACAACTGACGAAACGATCCTGCGCCAACGCATCGCCGCCCGCGAGGAGTTGGAGGGCGACCCCGAGGGCAGTGAGCGCGTACGGCAGTGGGCGTACGACCACATCGAGCCGTACCGCACGGCACTCGGCTGGCTCCGCGACGACGCCCTTGTGATCGACAACAGCACGCTCACTCCGGCCGCGACCGCAGAACTCGTCGCCGAGGCGGTACGGACCGGGGCGGCCGGGATCTGCGAGATCGTCCAGACGCCCGAGCCGACCGGGGAGACCGTCGCCGCCGGGGTCCTCCTCTTCGACGAGCAGGACAGGGTGCTGCTCGTCGACCCCACGTACAAGCCCGGCTGGGAGTTCCCCGGCGGAATAGTGGAGCGGGGCGAGGCGCCCGCCCGTGCGGGGATACGTGAGGTGGCCGAGGAGGTGGGGATACAACTCGACCGGGTGCCAAGGCTGTTGGTGGTGGACTGGGAGCCGCCGCGGCCGCCCGCGTTCGGCGGGATGCGGCTGCTGTTCGACGGCGGGCTGCTGAGCCCCGCCGAGGCCGCGGGGTTGTCGCTGCCGGGCCCCGAGCTGCGCGGCTGGCGGTTCGTCACCGAGGAGGAGGCGGCCGGGATGCTGCCGCCCAACCGCTTCGAGCGGCTGCGCTGGGCGCTGCGGGCCCGCGAGCGGTCAGCCGTGATCAACCTCGAGGCCGGCGTCCCGGTCGGCTGA
- a CDS encoding carbohydrate ABC transporter permease, which yields MTLDTTVDVAATPAEPGARRGIRPGRLGVHAFLMAVSLAFLAPLLLAVYASLRPYDETSKNGYLSLPKHLSFDYYKQAFSDSGMTKYFVNTMIIAIPGVILALFLASFVAFAVSRLRLKGGIVLLMLFTAGNLLPQQVIVTPLYVVFNKIPLPYWMSDSMTMFDSYWAVVLVQVGFQMGFCVFVLANFMRTLPTEILEAAIVDGAGVWTQYWRITLPLCRPAIAALATLQFTWMYNDFLWALVFMSDGDKLPITSALNNLRGQFFTDYNLLAAGSVIVALPTLVVFLLLQRHFIAGLTLGSSKG from the coding sequence ATGACGCTCGACACCACGGTGGACGTCGCGGCCACTCCGGCCGAGCCCGGTGCCCGGCGGGGCATCCGCCCCGGCCGCCTGGGCGTCCACGCCTTCCTGATGGCCGTCTCGCTCGCCTTCCTGGCACCGCTGCTGCTCGCCGTGTACGCCTCGCTCAGGCCGTACGACGAGACGTCGAAGAACGGCTACCTCTCCCTCCCCAAGCACCTCTCCTTCGACTACTACAAGCAGGCGTTCAGCGACTCGGGGATGACGAAGTACTTCGTCAACACCATGATCATCGCTATCCCCGGAGTGATACTCGCGCTGTTCCTCGCCTCGTTCGTGGCCTTCGCCGTCTCCCGGCTGCGGCTGAAGGGCGGGATCGTCCTGCTGATGCTCTTCACGGCGGGCAACCTGCTGCCCCAGCAGGTGATCGTCACTCCGCTGTACGTCGTCTTCAACAAGATCCCGCTGCCGTACTGGATGTCCGACTCGATGACGATGTTCGACTCGTACTGGGCGGTCGTCCTGGTCCAGGTCGGCTTCCAGATGGGCTTCTGCGTCTTCGTCCTGGCCAACTTCATGCGCACCCTGCCCACGGAGATCCTGGAGGCGGCGATCGTCGACGGGGCGGGCGTGTGGACGCAGTACTGGCGCATCACCCTGCCCCTGTGCCGCCCGGCGATCGCGGCGCTCGCCACGCTCCAGTTCACCTGGATGTACAACGACTTCCTGTGGGCGCTGGTCTTCATGTCCGACGGCGACAAGCTCCCGATCACCTCGGCGCTGAATAACCTGCGCGGGCAGTTTTTTACCGACTACAACCTGCTGGCGGCAGGTTCGGTGATCGTCGCACTGCCCACGCTCGTCGTCTTCCTGCTGCTCCAGCGCCACTTCATCGCGGGACTGACCCTTGGATCGAGCAAGGGGTAG
- the nadE gene encoding ammonia-dependent NAD(+) synthetase, protein MSEPASIALQQEIARELQVAETFEAEREIERRVAFLAERLTSTGLRSLVLGISGGVDSTTTGRLCQLAVERARAAGHEARFYAMRLPYGVQADEHDAQLALSFIKADEVLTVDVKPASDAALEASLAGGVSFRDASHQDFVLGNIKARQRMIAQYVVAGAHNGLVVGTDHAAEAVSGFFTKFGDGAADLVPLTGLTKRRVRAVADLLGAPAELVWKAPTADLETLDPGKTDEDALGVTYDDIDDFLEGKPVDERAFEIIVNRYRLTEHKRQLPVAP, encoded by the coding sequence GTGAGCGAGCCGGCGTCCATCGCCCTGCAGCAGGAGATCGCCCGGGAACTCCAGGTGGCCGAGACGTTCGAGGCCGAGCGGGAGATCGAGCGCCGGGTGGCCTTCCTCGCCGAGCGCCTCACCTCCACCGGTCTGCGCTCCCTCGTCCTTGGCATCAGCGGCGGCGTCGACTCCACCACCACCGGCCGGCTCTGCCAGCTGGCCGTCGAGCGGGCCCGGGCTGCGGGTCACGAGGCGCGCTTCTACGCGATGCGCCTCCCGTACGGTGTCCAGGCCGACGAGCACGACGCACAGCTCGCGCTCTCCTTCATCAAGGCGGACGAGGTCCTGACCGTGGACGTCAAGCCCGCGAGCGACGCCGCGCTGGAGGCCTCGCTGGCCGGCGGCGTGAGCTTCCGCGATGCGAGCCACCAGGACTTCGTACTCGGCAACATCAAGGCCCGCCAGCGCATGATCGCCCAGTACGTGGTGGCCGGCGCGCACAACGGCCTGGTCGTGGGCACCGACCACGCGGCGGAGGCGGTCTCCGGCTTCTTCACCAAGTTCGGCGACGGTGCCGCGGACCTGGTCCCGCTGACGGGCTTGACCAAGCGCCGGGTGCGCGCCGTCGCGGACCTGCTGGGCGCACCGGCCGAGCTGGTCTGGAAGGCCCCGACGGCCGACCTGGAGACCCTCGACCCGGGCAAGACCGACGAGGACGCGCTCGGGGTCACGTACGACGACATCGACGACTTCCTGGAGGGCAAGCCGGTGGACGAGCGCGCCTTCGAGATCATCGTCAACCGCTACCGCCTCACCGAACACAAGCGCCAACTGCCCGTCGCTCCCTGA
- the ligD gene encoding non-homologous end-joining DNA ligase: MPPMTEVEGRRLALSNLDKVLYPSTGTTKGEVLHYCATTAGSLLAHLYNRPVSFLRYPNGPDGQHFFTKNVPPGAPSWVRSAEVPRSGGKTARQVLVQDVSTLMWAANLVVEFHAPQWQADTPGVADRLVLDLDPGAPATVVECCTVAMWLRERLAADGLHSYAKTSGSKGLHVLVPLEPTPSDDVSAYAKAIAIEAEADLPGLVVHTMARAQRPGKVFVDYSQNAAAKTTASAYTLRARPEPTVSTPVTWDEVRDCRTVEELTFLMDDIKPRLERYGDLLGPLINLNRARPLP, from the coding sequence ATGCCGCCGATGACTGAGGTGGAGGGGCGACGCCTGGCGCTCAGCAACCTGGACAAGGTCCTGTACCCGTCCACGGGCACCACCAAGGGCGAAGTCCTCCACTACTGCGCCACCACCGCGGGGTCCCTTCTCGCCCATCTCTACAACCGGCCGGTCTCCTTTCTGCGCTATCCCAACGGGCCGGACGGCCAGCATTTCTTCACCAAGAACGTCCCGCCGGGGGCGCCGTCGTGGGTCCGCAGCGCCGAGGTGCCGCGTTCCGGCGGGAAAACCGCACGTCAGGTCCTCGTACAGGACGTGTCCACCCTGATGTGGGCCGCGAATCTGGTCGTCGAATTCCATGCGCCGCAGTGGCAGGCGGACACCCCGGGCGTCGCCGACCGCCTGGTCCTGGACCTGGACCCCGGCGCACCCGCCACGGTCGTCGAGTGCTGCACAGTGGCGATGTGGCTGCGCGAGCGCCTGGCGGCCGACGGACTGCACTCGTACGCCAAGACCAGCGGGTCCAAGGGGCTGCATGTGCTCGTCCCGCTCGAGCCCACTCCTTCCGACGACGTGAGCGCGTACGCGAAGGCCATCGCGATCGAGGCGGAGGCCGATCTGCCCGGCCTGGTCGTCCACACGATGGCCCGGGCCCAGCGCCCCGGAAAGGTCTTTGTCGACTACAGCCAGAACGCCGCCGCGAAGACCACCGCTTCCGCCTACACCCTGCGCGCCCGGCCCGAGCCGACCGTCTCCACGCCCGTCACCTGGGACGAGGTCCGCGACTGCCGCACCGTCGAGGAGCTGACCTTCCTCATGGACGACATCAAGCCGCGCCTGGAGCGGTACGGCGACCTCCTCGGGCCCCTCATCAACCTCAATCGCGCCAGGCCCCTGCCGTGA
- the ku gene encoding non-homologous end joining protein Ku — MRSIWNGAISFGLVSIPIKLVNATENHSIGFKMIHTADGGRIRYRKVCELDEEEVASADIGKGYEDADGSIIPITEQDLATLPLPTAKTIEIVSFAPAASIDPLQMSSAYYLVANGVPAAKPYTLLREALKRSEKVGVAKFALHGRERLGMLRVVDDVIAMHGLLWPDEIRTPDGVAPESEVTVSDAELDLADTLMSTLGEVEMASLRDGYREAVEAMVAAKTSDGEAETESAGAASGGKVIDLMAALENSVRQAKESRGDGDSAPAKVTALRPGQKKSTPKKAAAKKTAAKKTATKRTPAKKAPAAKKRASA; from the coding sequence GTGCGATCCATATGGAACGGCGCCATCTCGTTCGGCCTGGTCAGCATCCCTATCAAGCTCGTGAACGCCACCGAGAACCACTCCATCGGCTTCAAGATGATCCACACCGCCGACGGAGGCCGCATCCGCTACCGGAAGGTGTGCGAGCTGGACGAGGAGGAGGTGGCGTCCGCCGACATCGGCAAGGGGTACGAGGACGCCGACGGCTCGATCATCCCGATCACGGAGCAGGACCTGGCCACGCTGCCGCTGCCGACCGCCAAGACCATCGAGATCGTCTCCTTCGCCCCGGCCGCCTCGATCGATCCGCTCCAGATGAGCTCGGCGTACTACCTCGTCGCGAACGGCGTCCCCGCCGCGAAGCCGTACACGCTGTTGCGCGAGGCGCTGAAGCGCAGCGAGAAGGTGGGCGTCGCGAAGTTCGCCCTGCACGGGCGCGAGCGGCTCGGGATGCTGCGCGTGGTCGACGACGTGATCGCGATGCACGGTCTGCTCTGGCCCGACGAGATCCGTACGCCCGACGGGGTCGCGCCCGAGTCCGAGGTGACGGTCAGCGATGCCGAACTCGACCTGGCGGACACCCTGATGAGCACGCTCGGCGAGGTGGAGATGGCCTCGTTGCGCGACGGCTACCGCGAGGCCGTGGAGGCCATGGTCGCGGCGAAGACCTCCGACGGTGAGGCGGAGACGGAGTCCGCCGGAGCGGCATCCGGCGGCAAGGTCATCGACCTGATGGCCGCGCTGGAGAACAGTGTGCGCCAGGCGAAGGAGTCTCGCGGCGACGGGGACTCGGCGCCGGCCAAGGTCACGGCGCTGCGCCCCGGCCAGAAGAAGTCGACCCCGAAGAAGGCCGCGGCAAAGAAGACGGCCGCGAAGAAGACGGCGACGAAGCGGACTCCGGCCAAGAAGGCGCCCGCGGCGAAGAAGCGCGCATCGGCCTGA